Proteins encoded together in one Mus musculus strain C57BL/6J chromosome 16, GRCm38.p6 C57BL/6J window:
- the Nmral1 gene encoding nmrA-like family domain-containing protein 1 isoform 1 (isoform 1 is encoded by transcript variant 1), whose amino-acid sequence MADRKLVVVFGATGAQGGSVARALLEDGTFRIRVVTRNPEQRAAKELKQQGAEVVRGDQDDAASMELALAGAHATFIVTNYWETCSQDREVQQPHQWDQVFKQGKLLADLAKRLGLHYVVYSGLENIRKLTAGKLAAGHFDGKGEVEEYFRDIGVPMTSVRLPCYFENLLSYFLPQKAADGKSFLLDLPMGDVPMDGMSVSDLGPVVLSLLKKPEEYVGQNIGLSTCRHTAEEYAALLSKHTGKAVHHAKTTPEDYEKLGFQGAQDLANMFRFYTLKPDRNIHLTLRLNPKAQTLDQWLEQHKGDFAQL is encoded by the exons ATGGCTGATAGGAAACTGGTGGTGGTTTTTGGAGCCACAG GTGCGCAAGGTGGCTCTGTGGCCCGTGCATTGCTAGAAGATGGGACATTCAGGATTCGAGTGGTAACAAGAAACCCTGAGCAGAGGGCAGCCAAAGAGCTGAAGCAGCAAGGTGCTGAGGTAGTGCGAGGAGACCAGGACGATGCAGCTAGCATGGAGCTGGCCTTGGCTGGAGCCCATGCCACCTTCATTGTGACCAATTACTGGGAGACGTGCAGCCAGGACCGAGAAGTGCAGCAG CCCCACCagtgggaccaagtattcaaacaa GGCAAGCTTCTAGCCGATCTAGCCAAACGCTTGGGCCTCCATTATGTAGTGTACAGTGGCCTGGAGAACATCAGGAAGCTGACGGCTGGGAAGCTGGCCGCAGGACACTTTGATGGCAAAGGGGAGGTGGAGGAATACTTCCGAGACATCGGTGTTCCCATGACCAGTGTGCGGCTGCCTTGCTATTTCGAGAATCTCCTTTCCTATTTCCTGCCCCAGAAAGCTGCAGATGGAAAAAGCTTCTTGCTGG ACTTGCCCATGGGTGACGTCCCCATGGATGGAATGTCTGTGAGTGACCTGGGCCCCGTGGTGCTCAGCTtgctgaagaagccagaagagtacGTAGGGCAGAACATCGGGCTCAGTACCTGCAGGCACACCGCAGAGGAGTATGCTGCCTTGCTTAGCAAGCACACTGGCAAGGCTGTACATCATGCCAAG ACAACTCCTGAGGATTACGAGAAACTTGGTTTCCAGGGGGCTCAAGACTTGGCCAACATGTTCCGTTTCTACACCCTGAAACCTGATCGGAACATTCATCTGACCCTGCGACTCAACCCCAAAGCCCAGACACTGGACCAGTGGCTGGAGCAGCACAAAGGGGACTTTGCACAGCTGTGA
- the Nmral1 gene encoding nmrA-like family domain-containing protein 1 isoform 2 (isoform 2 is encoded by transcript variant 2), which translates to MADRKLVVVFGATGAQGGSVARALLEDGTFRIRVVTRNPEQRAAKELKQQGAEVVRGDQDDAASMELALAGAHATFIVTNYWETCSQDREVQQGKLLADLAKRLGLHYVVYSGLENIRKLTAGKLAAGHFDGKGEVEEYFRDIGVPMTSVRLPCYFENLLSYFLPQKAADGKSFLLDLPMGDVPMDGMSVSDLGPVVLSLLKKPEEYVGQNIGLSTCRHTAEEYAALLSKHTGKAVHHAKTTPEDYEKLGFQGAQDLANMFRFYTLKPDRNIHLTLRLNPKAQTLDQWLEQHKGDFAQL; encoded by the exons ATGGCTGATAGGAAACTGGTGGTGGTTTTTGGAGCCACAG GTGCGCAAGGTGGCTCTGTGGCCCGTGCATTGCTAGAAGATGGGACATTCAGGATTCGAGTGGTAACAAGAAACCCTGAGCAGAGGGCAGCCAAAGAGCTGAAGCAGCAAGGTGCTGAGGTAGTGCGAGGAGACCAGGACGATGCAGCTAGCATGGAGCTGGCCTTGGCTGGAGCCCATGCCACCTTCATTGTGACCAATTACTGGGAGACGTGCAGCCAGGACCGAGAAGTGCAGCAG GGCAAGCTTCTAGCCGATCTAGCCAAACGCTTGGGCCTCCATTATGTAGTGTACAGTGGCCTGGAGAACATCAGGAAGCTGACGGCTGGGAAGCTGGCCGCAGGACACTTTGATGGCAAAGGGGAGGTGGAGGAATACTTCCGAGACATCGGTGTTCCCATGACCAGTGTGCGGCTGCCTTGCTATTTCGAGAATCTCCTTTCCTATTTCCTGCCCCAGAAAGCTGCAGATGGAAAAAGCTTCTTGCTGG ACTTGCCCATGGGTGACGTCCCCATGGATGGAATGTCTGTGAGTGACCTGGGCCCCGTGGTGCTCAGCTtgctgaagaagccagaagagtacGTAGGGCAGAACATCGGGCTCAGTACCTGCAGGCACACCGCAGAGGAGTATGCTGCCTTGCTTAGCAAGCACACTGGCAAGGCTGTACATCATGCCAAG ACAACTCCTGAGGATTACGAGAAACTTGGTTTCCAGGGGGCTCAAGACTTGGCCAACATGTTCCGTTTCTACACCCTGAAACCTGATCGGAACATTCATCTGACCCTGCGACTCAACCCCAAAGCCCAGACACTGGACCAGTGGCTGGAGCAGCACAAAGGGGACTTTGCACAGCTGTGA
- the Nmral1 gene encoding nmrA-like family domain-containing protein 1 isoform 3 (isoform 3 is encoded by transcript variant 3), with protein sequence MADRKLVVVFGATGAQGGSVARALLEDGTFRIRVVTRNPEQRAAKELKQQGAEVVRGDQDDAASMELALAGAHATFIVTNYWETCSQDREVQQGKLLADLAKRLGLHYVVYSGLENIRKLTAGKLAAGHFDGKGEVEEYFRDIGVPMTSVRLPCYFENLLSYFLPQKAADGKSFLLDLPMGDVPMDGMSVSDLGPVVLSLLKKPEEYVGQNIGLSTCRHTAEEYAALLSKHTGKAVHHAKDSGGSQSSWHHQGCRGDRHGGFSVSRQLLRITRNLVSRGLKTWPTCSVSTP encoded by the exons ATGGCTGATAGGAAACTGGTGGTGGTTTTTGGAGCCACAG GTGCGCAAGGTGGCTCTGTGGCCCGTGCATTGCTAGAAGATGGGACATTCAGGATTCGAGTGGTAACAAGAAACCCTGAGCAGAGGGCAGCCAAAGAGCTGAAGCAGCAAGGTGCTGAGGTAGTGCGAGGAGACCAGGACGATGCAGCTAGCATGGAGCTGGCCTTGGCTGGAGCCCATGCCACCTTCATTGTGACCAATTACTGGGAGACGTGCAGCCAGGACCGAGAAGTGCAGCAG GGCAAGCTTCTAGCCGATCTAGCCAAACGCTTGGGCCTCCATTATGTAGTGTACAGTGGCCTGGAGAACATCAGGAAGCTGACGGCTGGGAAGCTGGCCGCAGGACACTTTGATGGCAAAGGGGAGGTGGAGGAATACTTCCGAGACATCGGTGTTCCCATGACCAGTGTGCGGCTGCCTTGCTATTTCGAGAATCTCCTTTCCTATTTCCTGCCCCAGAAAGCTGCAGATGGAAAAAGCTTCTTGCTGG ACTTGCCCATGGGTGACGTCCCCATGGATGGAATGTCTGTGAGTGACCTGGGCCCCGTGGTGCTCAGCTtgctgaagaagccagaagagtacGTAGGGCAGAACATCGGGCTCAGTACCTGCAGGCACACCGCAGAGGAGTATGCTGCCTTGCTTAGCAAGCACACTGGCAAGGCTGTACATCATGCCAAG GACTCTGGAGGAAGCCAGTCTTCCTGGCATCACCAAGGCTgtagaggagacagacatggtggATTCTCTGTTTCCAGACAACTCCTGAGGATTACGAGAAACTTGGTTTCCAGGGGGCTCAAGACTTGGCCAACATGTTCCGTTTCTACACCCTGA
- the Nmral1 gene encoding nmrA-like family domain-containing protein 1 isoform 4 (isoform 4 is encoded by transcript variant 4) translates to MADRKLVVVFGATGAQGGSVARALLEDGTFRIRVVTRNPEQRAAKELKQQGAEVVRGDQDDAASMELALAGAHATFIVTNYWETCSQDREVQQGKLLADLAKRLGLHYVVYSGLENIRKLTAGKLAAGHFDGKGEVEEYFRDIGVPMTSVRLPCYFENLLSYFLPQKAADGKSFLLDLPMGDVPMDGMSVSDLGPVVLSLLKKPEEYVGQNIGLSTCRHTAEEYAALLSKHTGKAVHHAKPVH, encoded by the exons ATGGCTGATAGGAAACTGGTGGTGGTTTTTGGAGCCACAG GTGCGCAAGGTGGCTCTGTGGCCCGTGCATTGCTAGAAGATGGGACATTCAGGATTCGAGTGGTAACAAGAAACCCTGAGCAGAGGGCAGCCAAAGAGCTGAAGCAGCAAGGTGCTGAGGTAGTGCGAGGAGACCAGGACGATGCAGCTAGCATGGAGCTGGCCTTGGCTGGAGCCCATGCCACCTTCATTGTGACCAATTACTGGGAGACGTGCAGCCAGGACCGAGAAGTGCAGCAG GGCAAGCTTCTAGCCGATCTAGCCAAACGCTTGGGCCTCCATTATGTAGTGTACAGTGGCCTGGAGAACATCAGGAAGCTGACGGCTGGGAAGCTGGCCGCAGGACACTTTGATGGCAAAGGGGAGGTGGAGGAATACTTCCGAGACATCGGTGTTCCCATGACCAGTGTGCGGCTGCCTTGCTATTTCGAGAATCTCCTTTCCTATTTCCTGCCCCAGAAAGCTGCAGATGGAAAAAGCTTCTTGCTGG ACTTGCCCATGGGTGACGTCCCCATGGATGGAATGTCTGTGAGTGACCTGGGCCCCGTGGTGCTCAGCTtgctgaagaagccagaagagtacGTAGGGCAGAACATCGGGCTCAGTACCTGCAGGCACACCGCAGAGGAGTATGCTGCCTTGCTTAGCAAGCACACTGGCAAGGCTGTACATCATGCCAAG CCTGTTCATTAA